Within the Platichthys flesus chromosome 16, fPlaFle2.1, whole genome shotgun sequence genome, the region TATTTTCAGAGATGTTTACTCGTGCTACATCTTTGTGCACTGTGCTACAAAACTATCAACCTTTATAACTCCACATGTGTGTGCAAAAAAGTAAACTCCCTGAAGTCATACAAAAATAATATCTAACCCTTGTTTTGAACTTTCATGACTCCACAGGAAGTGGCTGCTGTCGACGGTCTGTACAGAATCCGAGTGCCTCGTGTtttcctgcagacagacagacagatagagcgACAGTTGGAAGGTTATCTCACAGCGTTTGTCAGAGCCGTATGTATTTCACTTATTTTCACTTAGTAAATGATATTCAGGATAAAAAGCATTTACGTACAGTTGATCAATAGGACTGTATGAGGACACTGAGAGAACTGAGATGAGGGGTTTTGGTAGTCTGACAGCTTCTTGGAACATTTGTGCCATTGATAGGACGAATGAGAAAGTGTCTTGAGTGGTTTTAAATTGATAATTAATAATCATGAGCTCCCTTGTCATGATTATTGCACAAAAACAGCTGTAGACCTGCTTGTTGGTCCAGTGAGTGTTCACTTACctcccttttttgttttaatggtcCAGTCTGTAAGATTAAGGTTAAAGGGATATATtgtcaaaaatgtaatttaaggaGAGGGTGATGTGAGgggcattcagctgcaacatgcaacttccccactagatatcactaaatcctacacacagAACCTTTAATATGTGGATTCATTTGTTCTCAGTGgacattttatttagtttaatgacTTGACTTATTTGACTTGAAtagttgggttagggttagtatcTTACTGTTGTTTCAATGGTTAAATAAATCCACTATAACACCACTTGGTAAATGAGACAGTTTAACAAGTGGAACCACTAGAGTTTGTAGAGATTGAATGAGGAATTTTATGTAGTAAATGTTTTCTCTTAAGCTATTTTGTGATTGTTTGCACAAAGTTGTTGTTTATACAGCGAACAATTTATCACTGCTTCTTATGGATTTTCTTCCAGTGATCGACAGCCACCTTAAATTATCTTCAAATATTCACTCACTTCATGTTTTAAGGCTAAAAAGTATGTTGGACTGAGATGCATTATATtaactttgtttgtgtgcagcaaGATATCACTCccggaaaaataaaaatttgaataaactgcactgtgtgaaataacaatctttaaAGTTTATTCAGGTTTTCAAAGCAAGCGTTATATAGCTCTAATAAATTAAACATCACATACAACATGTGATATAATTGTGGGTGATACTAACTATAGTCCAACCCTCTTATCGGCTCTAGCACAGAGTTAATGGTAGCTGCATTTATGTTTGCCGATATGCACCAACTCTTATTTTACagatgcagaaaagatgtgactttgtgtttgcattttacATAGAACTGTTCTATGTATTTGGTTGGATTggtgttttcttcttatttataGTTATTGGAAAGTATAGCTAAAATATCATGCCTCATTTCTAGTGGATATATTGTTTTAGAATTGTTTTCCTGGCTGGGCTCTGATACTACCTGGGTGATGTCGTTGTAACCGtaaaaactgttgttttctcctctgactCTGTCCTGCAGTGTGCCATGGTCGAGTCCCATCTGAGCGACTCCATCGCACTCCACACTGACGTCGCTGGGTATCTGATCGGCATCTCTATAGTGACGTTACCCGGGGCCTGTCGGGGCACTGAGGTTGAGGACGAAGTTGATCTCGAGGTTTTCAACACTACGCTCAGTGTCTTGGAACCTATCATTGCAACTGGGTCAGTCCtagattcctttttttttctccatccttTCATCTCATCTACTCTTCTTATGTTGGCACATTGCTGCCTCTCATATCTGTAACTGTCAGTGAAATCATTGTTATCAGTGAAATCCTCTTGTGTCTCTCACTGGAGCCTTTGATTCAGTTACACTGTATTTGTCTTGGCTGAGGTGCTTCTTGTAATTTTCCCTTATGTAGAACAAGTCTCTCTGCGCTTTGCTGCCTTTCAGATAAACTCACTGTTTTGGGGTTTGTTTGAGTATTAATTGCCAACTGTCTTACAGACCGAGGACGGATCTGTTCCTTGAACGAATCGAGCAGGAATCGGAGAAGAAATCAAAGAATCCACAAGAGCAGAAATCTTTCTTTGCAAAATATGTAAGTACTCGCACACTGAAACCTGCTGATAAGGCAGCAAGTGCTGCTTGAAGACATACTCTCCTAATTGTTATAGACATATAGTTAGTAATTGAAAATGCCTGTTTTGATTATATCTCTTCTCAGTCAGACCCAGCACAACAGTTTTCTGTGCATGTTGCAAAATATAGCACAGAGGGAACATCAgtactgtgatttttttttttttcccgtctTTCTTTTGCCCATATTTGTGGCAGAAAAGTATAAATATCTTCTGAAAAGTCAAAATGGTTGCACATGTTCTGTTTGTTCCCCCAGTAGGGTTTAGTGTTTTGAGGGTGTTTTCACATCGGTTGTTTGGTTCATTCCgttcattgaaaaaaacagatgcATTTCTCCTTTTTGGTCTAGTTTGTGTCTGACTTTTTACAAAAGACAGACGATGAGATCACATGGCCTGCCTGGGGACTAACTGATTTGGCTGTTTTAGTGTCTGTCTTCTTGGATCAGTGGTGCTGCAAGGACCAGGCAGCAGGTTATGCAACACTTTTCTGGTTCAAAAGCAATCAACCTCCCAATCATCATAAAGAGCTCACAAAGTGAGACGGCATGGTGCATatcattaaaaactaaatacagaaaaaaagcaacattttctgCTGTAAGATCCGATTTGGTTGCTATGGTTTTTTCTTTAGTCACTTTATATTGTTGATAAAATACAGAGGTGCTCCATCTGAACAAATCTCTGAACTTCATATGtatgaccctgttcagacctggtattaacatccgtcctgagtgATGCCGATATAAGTGGACTAtcaaagttcatgtctgaaagcaccCAGATGGATCCTGAGATCACATTGGGAGGTAGTTTGAGACGCATGTGGCAAcattcttttctctgtgtgatgGCAAATTggtcctgggccacatatgaaggaccacCTATTCAGCTGGTGTCCTCTGACCCGCTACAGCTTCACaatgaacaaaaacata harbors:
- the emc10 gene encoding ER membrane protein complex subunit 10 isoform X1, whose amino-acid sequence is MARSLPFNIAVVCSVLLFVCTTLVFCNNGRRVGDALDTEFGGFSVPLEHSFEIDDVEKFQVRGALILKAGREPTASLSQNQLSGEDRTKLKEVAAVDGLYRIRVPRVFLQTDRQIERQLEGYLTAFVRACAMVESHLSDSIALHTDVAGYLIGISIVTLPGACRGTEVEDEVDLEVFNTTLSVLEPIIATGPRTDLFLERIEQESEKKSKNPQEQKSFFAKYWMYIVPLVLFLMMSGAQDQSGGGAGGGAANGGGR
- the emc10 gene encoding ER membrane protein complex subunit 10 isoform X2, which encodes MARSLPFNIAVVCSVLLFVCTTLVFCNNGRRVGDALDTEFGGFSVPLEHSFEIDDVEKFQVRGALILKAGREPTASLSQNQLSGEDRTKLKEVAAVDGLYRIRVPRVFLQTDRQIERQLEGYLTAFVRACAMVESHLSDSIALHTDVAGYLIGISIVTLPGACRGTEVEDEVDLEVFNTTLSVLEPIIATGPRTDLFLERIEQESEKKSKNPQEQKSFFAKYWYLILGGAIFLMVTNSATPPAGGDREQS